In the Streptomyces sp. SJL17-4 genome, CGTCGCCTCCTGCCCCACGTTCGGGTTGCCGAGGGCGACGACTCCCGCCTCCGCGACCGTGTGCATCCGATGGGTGCGGATGAGGACCTCGGCCACCGCGCCGTCGGGTGCCGCGACGGCGGTGTGCAGGGACTGGTACAGGTTGAACTTGGGGGCCGCGATGAAGTCCTTGAACTCGGAGATCACCGGGGTGAAACAGGTGTGGAGCTCGCCGAGGACCGCGTAGCAGTCGGCGTCCTCGGAGACCAGGACGAGGAGCCGCCCGAAGTCGCAGCCGCGCAGCTCACCGCGCTTGAGGCGGACGCGGTGGACGGAGACGAAGTGCCGGGGACGGACCAGGACTTCGGCTCCGATGCCCGCCTCGCGCAGGACCGCCGAGACCTGCTCGGCGACGGCGCCGAGCGCGTCGCCCGCGTGCGGGTTGCCCGCGATGAGCGCGCGCGTGGCCTCGTACTCCTCGGGGTGGAGGATGGCGAAGACGAGGTCCTCCAGCTCGGTCTTGAGGGCCTGGACCCCGAGCCGTTCGGCCAGCGGGATGAGGACGTCCCGGGTGACCTTGGCGATCCTCGCCTGTTTCTCGGGCCGCATCACGCCGAGCGTGCGCATGTTGTGGAGCCGGTCGGCTAGCTTGATCGACATCACCCGGACGTCGTTGCCGGTGGCGACGAGCATCTTGCGGAAGGTCTCGGGTTCGGCGGCGGCACCGTAGTCGATCTTCTCCACCTTGGTGACGCCGTCGACGAGGTAGGCGACCTCGTCGCCGAACTCCCGTCTCACCTGATCGAGCGTCACATCGGTGTCCTCGACGGTGTCGTGGAGGAGGGAGGCGGTCAGGGTGGTGGTCTCCGCGCCGAGTTCGGCGAGGATCAGGGTCACCGCGAGCGGATGGGTGATGTACGGCTCGCCGCTCTTGCGGAACTGGCCGCGGTGCGAGGACTCCGCCAGTACGTACGCCCGGCGCAGCACCGTGAGGTCGGCCTCGGGATGGTGGGCGCGGTGCGCCTCGGCCACATGGCTGATCGCGTCGGGCAACCGGTCACGGGGGGCCGGTCCGGCGGTGGCGCCGAGCAGCGCGGCGCGGCCGATCCGGCGCAGGTCGATTCGGGCGCGTCCGCGTCTGCGGGTGGTCGCATCGGTGACGGCGGCGTCCGCCGCGCTCACAGGGTTGGTGGCCTCTGCGCTCATGGGGCACCTCCGGCAACGTCGACCGGCGGTGGGCGGGCCAGGCGTGCCCGGGGGGCCGGTGCTTGATGCTACCGAGCCCACCACGTGGCGCAGTCGCCCTCTCGCTCAGCGTGAATCGGATCACCCATTCGAGCGACAAATCAGTCGTTGACTGTTTCGATTTCGTCGCTTCCTTCGATTCCCGCGCCGCTGCGGGCGCTCGGCCTCAGCCGAGCCAGGCGGGGTCGACGGTGCCCTCGGCGACGATCACGGCGGGGCCCGTCATGTCGATCCGCCCGTCGGGGTGCTCGGTGATGATCAGCGTCCCGCCGAGCACGTCGACGGTGTACGTGACGGGGGTGCCGCTCTCGGCGGGGTCGGCGCCGTCCCGGCGGGCGGTGGCGACGGCGACGGCGCACGCGCCCGTTCCGCAGGAGCGGGTCTCGGCGGCACCGCGCTCGTGGACCCGCATGGCGACGTGCCGGGGGCCTCGGTCGGCGACGAACTCGATGTTCACGCCGTCCGGGTAGACCGCGGCCGGCGCGTACGGCGGCTCGGTGAACAGGTTGCCCGCGTGGTCGAGGTCCTCGACGAAGGCGACCGCGTGCGGATTGCCCATGTTCACGTTGCGCGCGGGCCAGCTGCGGCCGTCGACGGTGACGGTGACACCGGCCTCGGGGAGGGCCGCGCGGCCCATGGCGACGGTGACGGAGCCGTCCTTGTCGAGGTGGACGCGCTTGATCCCGCCGCGGGTGGCGACGGCGACCTCGCCGGCGGTGACGTGGCCGGCGTGCTCCAGGTAGCGGGCGAAGACCCGGACTCCGTTCCCGCACATCTCGGCGACCGAGCCGTCGGCGTTCCGGTAGTCCATGAACCACTCGGCCTCGTCGGCCATGTGCCGGGCCTCGGGGTGGGCGGCGCTGCGCACGACGTGCAGCAGCCCGTCGCCACCGATGCCGGCCCGGCGGTCACAGAGACGCGCGACGGCGGCCGGGGGCAGGTCCACGGCGTTCTCCGCGTCGGGGACGATCACGAAGTCGTTCTCCGTGCCGTGGCCCTTGAGGAACCGGAGGGGCGGGAGCGGTGAGGTCTGCGCACTGGTCACGAGATCAACTGTACGGGGTGGCCCCGACAGGCCGCCCGGTCGTCCGCAGGGCGGTCGGTACGAGGCGGTCGGTCGGTACGAGGCGGTCGGCGTCCGGCTGGTCGATCCGGAGCCGTCGGGTACGAGGCCGTGTGCCCCGCCGGCCAGTCAGCGCAGGCGGGCGACGCGCCAGACCGCGAGGGCGACCAGGGCCGCGATCGTGATCACGTACAGCGCGAGGTAACGCCAGTTCGGGCGCTCGCCCGAGCCGCGCTGCGGGAGGCCCGGCCAGGTGTAGCCGACCTTGCGGGCGGCCATCATGCCCCAGCCCGCCGCGCAGAAGCTGATCAGCAGACCGAGCATGGCGAGGACGGCGCCGCCGTCCCCCGAACCGAAGGCGAGCGGGAACGCGAACATCAGCGAACCGACGGCCGCCAGACCCACGATCGGCGCGAGCTGCCAGATCCGCAGCCGACGCTGGGGACGCAGCTCGACCTCGACCTCGTCGGCGTCCACCTCGACGGCGGTTCCCACCGCGTCGTCGGGGCCGTCCGGGGTCAGCCCCGGGGCACCGACCGGCAGGTCGTCGGTCGAGCGGCCCGGCGTGTCACCCGTCGGGTCACCGAGCGCCGATTCGTGCTGTTCTCTGTCGCGAGGGCCGGCCTCCATCGCCACGCGCCCTCCCCACTCGGACTCCACTTGGTCGATCGATGCTCGATGATGGCACGCTCCTGACCGCCGAAATGACGGGCAGGGCGTCCCGATGCCATCACGTGATCAGGCTGTAACCGCTCGTTCGACCAACGAGAGCGCCTGCCCCGGGAGTTCCCCCCGGTGATCGGCGGCTCCGCTGAGCCAGTGGACGCGCGGGTCGCGGCGGAACCACGAGTCCTGGCGGCGGGCGAAGCGCTTGGTGGCGCGCACGGTCTCGGCGCGCGCCTCGTCCTCGGTGCACTCCCCCGCGAGCGCGGCGAGTACCTGCTGGTAGCCGAGGGCGCGGGCCGCGGTGCGGCCCTCGCGCAGGCCCTGGGCCTCCAGGGTGCGCACCTCGTCGACGAGGCCGGCCTCCCACATCCGGTCCACGCGCGTGGTGATCCGCTCGTCGAGCTCGGGGCGGCCCACGTCGACGCCGATCTGGACGGTGTCGTAAACGGAGTCGGGGCCCGGCAGGTTGGCGGTGAAGGGCTTGCCGGTGATCTCGATCACCTCGAGGGCGCGGACGATCCGGCGCCCGTTGCTGGGCAGGATCGCGCGGGCCGCCTCGGGGTCCGCCTCGGTGAGCCGGGCGTGCAGGACGCCGGAGCCGCGCTCCTCGAGTTCGGCCTCAAGGCGCGCCCGGACGGCGGGGTCGGTGCCGGGGAACTCGAGGGCGTCGACGGCACCCCGTACGTACAGACCGGAACCGCCGACGAGGACGGGAGTACGGCCGGCGGCGAGCAGCCGGTCGATCTCGGCGCGGGCGAGCCGCTGGTACTCGGCGACGCTCGCGGCCTCGGTCACGTCCCAGATGTCGAGGAGGTGGTGCGGAACGCCGCCGCGTTCCTCCGGCGTCAGTTTGGCGGTCCCGATGTCCATCCCCCGGTAGAGCTGCATGGAGTCTGCGTTGACGACCTCGCCCCCGAGCTGCTGGGCCAGGAATACACCCAGATCGGACTTTCCGGCCGCTGTGGGGCCGACAACGGCGATGACCCGCGGGGCGGGAGCTGCGCTTCTCACCGCACCAGTCTCGCAAACCTCCCGGCCCGTCCCCGAATGAGCTACGTGACGGGCCTCATCCGGCTTCGTTGCCTGTTGCGAGGTTCCGGCCGTCGATCATCACGGAATCCCTCCCATCCGAGTACGCTATGGAGTGAATATGGGCGTTTTTGCAGTGTTTCGCCGTAAGAAGAAGGATGCGGCCGCGGTTTCGTCGGAGGAGACGGAGACCGGGGCCGTCGTTCCGGCGGCGGACGGTGACACGGTGACGGGGACGGACGCCGGGACGGACGCCGGGACGGAGACCGGGACGGAGTCCCCGGAAGCCGCGGCCGGATCCGGGGTCGAATCCGGGGCCGAGTCCGGGGTCGGGAGGGCGATGGCCGCGACCGTGGAACCGGACGGTGTCGACGTGGCCGAGGTGGAGACCCGAGCGGTCGCCGCGGACGTCGTGGAGATCCCGAAGCAGCAGTCCGCCGAGGCCGCCGCGGACAACGAGGCCGGCGAAGGCGCCCGTAAGTAGGCAGGACTCGGAACA is a window encoding:
- the miaA gene encoding tRNA (adenosine(37)-N6)-dimethylallyltransferase MiaA; amino-acid sequence: MRSAAPAPRVIAVVGPTAAGKSDLGVFLAQQLGGEVVNADSMQLYRGMDIGTAKLTPEERGGVPHHLLDIWDVTEAASVAEYQRLARAEIDRLLAAGRTPVLVGGSGLYVRGAVDALEFPGTDPAVRARLEAELEERGSGVLHARLTEADPEAARAILPSNGRRIVRALEVIEITGKPFTANLPGPDSVYDTVQIGVDVGRPELDERITTRVDRMWEAGLVDEVRTLEAQGLREGRTAARALGYQQVLAALAGECTEDEARAETVRATKRFARRQDSWFRRDPRVHWLSGAADHRGELPGQALSLVERAVTA
- a CDS encoding gliding motility protein, whose product is MTGTDAGTDAGTETGTESPEAAAGSGVESGAESGVGRAMAATVEPDGVDVAEVETRAVAADVVEIPKQQSAEAAADNEAGEGARK
- the dapF gene encoding diaminopimelate epimerase, producing the protein MTSAQTSPLPPLRFLKGHGTENDFVIVPDAENAVDLPPAAVARLCDRRAGIGGDGLLHVVRSAAHPEARHMADEAEWFMDYRNADGSVAEMCGNGVRVFARYLEHAGHVTAGEVAVATRGGIKRVHLDKDGSVTVAMGRAALPEAGVTVTVDGRSWPARNVNMGNPHAVAFVEDLDHAGNLFTEPPYAPAAVYPDGVNIEFVADRGPRHVAMRVHERGAAETRSCGTGACAVAVATARRDGADPAESGTPVTYTVDVLGGTLIITEHPDGRIDMTGPAVIVAEGTVDPAWLG